A genomic region of Acidobacteriota bacterium contains the following coding sequences:
- a CDS encoding alpha-E domain-containing protein translates to MLSRVADSIYWMSRSIERAENVARFVDVTLNLMLDLPEATVDQWRPIVDTSGDFQLFRQLGYDATEDNVVRFLTFDERNPNSILSCLQAARENARSVRSVISSEMWEQLNTFYLMVKEAAAAPGHLDHHSFFSRVKLASHLFVGVTDATMSHGEAWHFNRLGRLQERADKTSRILDVKYFLLLPSPNYVGTALDDVQWSALLKSASALEMYRKRYGRIAPGDIAEFLILDREFPRAIRFCLFRCEESLRGISGSLPGTYSNTPERKLGRLRSELDCTTIEEIIGAGLHEFLDRFQADLNAVGDSIFEAFFAMRPMSQTAIQQ, encoded by the coding sequence ATGCTCAGTCGCGTTGCTGATTCGATCTACTGGATGAGCCGCTCTATTGAACGGGCGGAGAATGTCGCCCGCTTTGTGGATGTCACCTTAAACCTGATGCTCGATTTGCCGGAAGCAACGGTGGATCAGTGGCGACCAATTGTGGACACCAGTGGCGATTTTCAGCTTTTTCGCCAGCTTGGCTACGACGCCACGGAAGACAACGTCGTCCGCTTCCTGACCTTTGACGAACGCAACCCCAATTCGATCCTGTCGTGTTTACAGGCGGCGCGGGAAAATGCCCGGTCCGTCAGGTCGGTGATCTCGTCGGAAATGTGGGAGCAACTCAATACCTTTTACCTGATGGTCAAGGAAGCCGCCGCCGCACCAGGTCATCTGGATCACCATTCGTTTTTCTCGCGAGTCAAACTGGCCAGCCATTTGTTTGTCGGCGTCACCGATGCCACCATGTCGCACGGCGAAGCCTGGCACTTCAACCGGCTAGGTCGCTTGCAGGAACGGGCCGACAAAACGTCGCGGATTCTGGATGTGAAGTATTTTCTGTTGCTGCCAAGTCCAAACTACGTGGGAACGGCGCTGGATGACGTGCAGTGGTCAGCGTTGTTAAAGTCGGCCAGCGCACTCGAAATGTACCGCAAACGCTATGGCCGGATTGCTCCGGGCGACATTGCCGAGTTTTTGATTCTGGATCGCGAATTTCCACGTGCGATTCGATTTTGCCTGTTTCGCTGTGAAGAATCCCTGCGCGGGATTTCGGGCTCGCTCCCTGGAACCTACAGCAACACACCGGAAAGAAAACTGGGGCGCTTGCGTTCCGAACTCGATTGCACCACGATAGAGGAAATCATCGGCGCCGGGCTACACGAGTTTCTGGACCGATTTCAAGCCGACCTGAATGCCGTGGGAGACAGCATCTTTGAAGCCTTCTTCGCCATGCGCCCGATGAGCCAAACCGCCATTCAACAATAA
- a CDS encoding peptidase, whose protein sequence is MTFCLGIAVQDGLIGIADTRITAGMEMSSSRKLITRQFENNALFLMTSGLRSTRDKAVMYFDEYLNDEGRTFDKLHKAVNAYCGFVRQVADEDQSSLSRSGLFFDLHTLIGGQFEKDETHKLYLVYPQGNWVEILTDTPFCIIGRSAYGKPLLDRMLTYPTSLEHALNIGFLAFDSTCTSVTEVDFPIDIALYRTGSFAISEHRFAQNELQEASEWWHTRLSELVKDAPSNWAKKFFSKTEAAHS, encoded by the coding sequence ATGACATTTTGCCTGGGCATTGCCGTCCAAGACGGATTGATTGGAATTGCAGACACGCGGATCACAGCCGGAATGGAAATGAGTTCATCACGCAAACTCATCACCCGCCAGTTTGAAAACAACGCCTTGTTTTTGATGACGTCCGGCTTGCGCTCCACTCGTGATAAAGCGGTGATGTATTTTGACGAATATCTCAATGACGAAGGCCGAACCTTCGACAAATTGCACAAAGCCGTGAATGCCTACTGTGGATTTGTCCGGCAGGTGGCCGATGAAGACCAGTCTTCGCTCTCACGCAGCGGCCTGTTTTTCGACCTGCACACGTTGATTGGCGGCCAGTTTGAAAAAGATGAGACCCACAAATTGTATCTGGTGTATCCGCAGGGCAACTGGGTTGAAATCCTGACCGATACACCGTTTTGCATCATTGGCCGCTCAGCCTATGGGAAACCGCTCCTGGATCGGATGCTGACGTATCCGACCAGCCTGGAACATGCGCTCAACATTGGGTTTCTGGCGTTTGATTCGACATGCACCAGCGTGACCGAAGTTGATTTTCCGATTGATATTGCCCTCTATCGCACCGGCTCGTTTGCGATTTCCGAACACCGGTTCGCCCAAAATGAACTGCAGGAAGCCTCAGAATGGTGGCATACCCGACTCAGTGAACTGGTCAAAGACGCACCTTCAAACTGGGCGAAGAAGTTCTTTTCAAAAACCGAAGCCGCGCATTCCTAA
- a CDS encoding circularly permuted type 2 ATP-grasp protein: MKFDSYDVGGFYDEMFGPEGEPRPGTRLLAQRLESIPETEILQRQRAAEAALLKLGITFNVYGNSDGIEKIFPFDIIPRIVEAHEWAPIETGLKQRIQALNLFIDDVYHDQKIIRDGVVPEHIITSSKCFLRPCMGLNPPHGVWCHITGTDLVRDDEGQFFVLEDNLRCPSGVSYVLENRVVMKRTFPHVFEDSRVRPVNQYPSKLLETLERLAPHHVSDPTVVLLTPGVYNSAYFEHSFLAQQMGVQLVEGRDLVVEDKYVYMRTTKGFRRVDVIYRRIDDDFLDPQKFRADSMLGVPGLMDVYRSGRVALANAPGTGVADDKVIYAYVPAIIKYYLDEDPILPNVPTYLCSDEKQLQHVLANLDKLVVKTANGSGGYGMLVGPCASAAERATFADAVRANPREYIAQPTLQLSRVPTLIGNHLEGRHVDLRPYVLYGEEIYVLPGGLTRVALTKGSLVVNSSQGGGSKDTWVLSE, from the coding sequence TGAAATTCGACTCCTACGACGTAGGCGGGTTCTATGACGAGATGTTTGGACCCGAAGGTGAGCCGCGTCCGGGGACGCGACTGCTGGCGCAACGACTCGAATCCATCCCGGAAACCGAGATTTTACAGCGCCAGCGAGCCGCTGAAGCCGCCCTGCTCAAACTCGGGATTACCTTCAATGTCTATGGCAACTCAGACGGAATCGAGAAGATTTTCCCGTTTGACATCATCCCCCGCATCGTCGAAGCCCACGAATGGGCGCCAATCGAAACGGGTCTCAAACAGCGAATTCAGGCATTGAATCTGTTTATTGACGACGTGTACCACGACCAGAAAATCATTCGTGACGGCGTTGTTCCAGAACACATCATCACGTCGAGCAAGTGCTTTTTGCGACCCTGCATGGGGCTGAACCCGCCTCATGGCGTGTGGTGCCATATCACCGGAACCGACCTGGTTCGCGATGATGAGGGTCAGTTTTTCGTGCTCGAAGACAATCTCCGCTGTCCATCAGGCGTGTCGTACGTGCTCGAAAACCGGGTTGTCATGAAACGCACGTTTCCGCACGTGTTTGAAGATTCGCGGGTGCGCCCGGTCAACCAGTACCCGAGCAAACTGCTTGAGACGCTGGAGCGGCTGGCACCACATCACGTGTCTGACCCGACCGTGGTGCTGCTCACGCCTGGGGTTTACAACTCAGCCTACTTTGAACATTCCTTCCTCGCCCAGCAAATGGGCGTTCAACTGGTCGAAGGCCGTGACCTTGTGGTCGAAGATAAATATGTCTATATGCGGACCACCAAAGGCTTTCGGCGGGTGGATGTCATTTATCGCCGAATTGACGATGATTTTCTGGATCCACAGAAGTTTCGGGCTGATTCCATGCTGGGTGTTCCTGGGTTGATGGACGTTTACCGTTCCGGGCGGGTCGCACTGGCCAACGCTCCGGGCACGGGCGTGGCGGATGACAAGGTCATCTATGCCTACGTTCCCGCCATCATCAAGTACTACCTCGACGAAGACCCGATTTTACCCAACGTTCCAACCTATCTGTGCAGCGATGAAAAACAATTGCAGCACGTGCTGGCCAATCTTGACAAGCTGGTGGTGAAAACGGCCAACGGGTCAGGAGGCTACGGCATGCTGGTCGGCCCCTGTGCCAGTGCCGCGGAACGCGCCACATTTGCCGACGCCGTGCGTGCCAATCCGCGCGAATACATTGCCCAACCGACGCTCCAGCTTTCGCGTGTGCCAACCTTGATTGGCAATCACCTCGAAGGCCGCCACGTTGATTTGCGCCCCTATGTACTTTATGGAGAAGAGATTTACGTGCTTCCAGGTGGGTTGACGCGAGTCGCCCTAACCAAAGGTTCGCTGGTGGTCAATTCGTCACAGGGCGGCGGGAGTAAGGATACGTGGGTGCTTTCGGAATAA
- a CDS encoding DUF4097 family beta strand repeat protein, with translation MKKHFSHFAFALVLMIAASGVAMAQNFQKSYPLSAGGSISVKNVSGDIKIHGYGGETVQVTAIKEGRDADRVEIEDLSSGNRVELRVKYPQNCNCDASVNFEVQVPKSTKFQFDKIATASGDISLEEVTGDIDAKSASGDVRVVNSSGDIDVATASGDVLVDDAEGLVSAKTASGDVKVNITNLSNASGKMEFASASGDVDVRVPANLGAQVDMATVSGDVNSDFPLNVEKHEYGPGASARGSIGNGGMRISIKSASGDVSLRKSGGRAN, from the coding sequence ATGAAAAAACACTTTTCCCATTTCGCATTCGCACTTGTTCTGATGATCGCCGCTTCTGGCGTTGCGATGGCTCAAAACTTCCAAAAATCCTACCCGCTGTCAGCCGGTGGCAGCATCAGCGTCAAAAATGTTTCAGGTGACATCAAAATTCACGGTTATGGCGGTGAGACCGTCCAGGTGACAGCCATCAAAGAAGGTCGCGACGCTGACCGCGTTGAAATCGAAGATCTGAGCAGCGGCAACCGGGTCGAACTCCGGGTCAAATATCCCCAAAATTGCAACTGTGACGCCAGCGTCAATTTCGAAGTCCAGGTTCCCAAATCAACTAAATTCCAGTTTGACAAAATTGCCACCGCCAGCGGTGATATTTCCCTTGAAGAAGTCACGGGCGATATTGACGCCAAGTCGGCCAGCGGTGATGTGCGAGTGGTGAATTCTTCAGGTGATATTGACGTTGCCACCGCCAGCGGCGATGTGCTGGTGGATGATGCCGAAGGACTGGTGAGCGCCAAAACTGCCAGCGGCGACGTTAAAGTCAACATTACAAACCTGTCCAATGCGAGCGGAAAAATGGAATTTGCCTCAGCCAGCGGCGATGTTGACGTCCGCGTTCCGGCAAACCTGGGCGCTCAGGTAGATATGGCGACAGTGAGCGGTGATGTGAATTCAGATTTCCCACTGAACGTTGAAAAGCACGAATACGGCCCCGGCGCATCGGCTCGCGGCAGCATCGGCAATGGCGGAATGCGGATTTCAATCAAATCAGCCTCGGGCGATGTTTCGCTACGCAAGTCAGGCGGGCGAGCCAATTAG